A window of the Rhizobium sp. N324 genome harbors these coding sequences:
- a CDS encoding RNA polymerase sigma factor → MTAIPVPVTRHRPLPSALADADLVPLAKIGDEVAIRAIIQLHNQRLFRTARAVIRDDAEAEDVVQASYIKAFASLSAFRGEAELSTWLTRITLNEALGRVRAQKNTTGLEEIDMQATSAGGQVVQFPSSLSATDPETELSRSQARQLLEQAVDELPDDFRAIFVLRDVEGMSTDEAASYLGIRPETAKTRLHRARKMMRQSIEKRLSGAFSALYPFDGARCAFMADRVVAALRQTS, encoded by the coding sequence ATGACAGCCATTCCGGTTCCGGTCACACGACATCGACCGCTCCCATCGGCACTTGCCGACGCCGACCTCGTGCCGCTGGCAAAAATCGGCGACGAGGTCGCCATCCGCGCCATCATCCAGCTTCACAATCAGCGGCTGTTCCGCACCGCGCGCGCCGTCATCCGCGATGATGCGGAGGCGGAAGATGTCGTCCAGGCGTCTTACATCAAGGCCTTCGCCAGCCTGTCGGCATTCCGGGGTGAGGCCGAGCTTTCGACATGGCTGACCCGAATTACACTCAACGAGGCGCTGGGCCGGGTCCGCGCGCAAAAGAACACCACCGGACTGGAGGAAATCGACATGCAGGCGACATCGGCGGGTGGCCAGGTCGTGCAGTTTCCATCCTCGTTATCGGCGACAGATCCGGAAACCGAGCTGTCGCGGAGCCAGGCGCGGCAATTGCTGGAACAGGCGGTCGACGAACTGCCGGATGACTTTCGCGCCATCTTCGTGCTGCGGGATGTCGAGGGCATGAGCACCGACGAGGCCGCATCCTATCTCGGCATAAGACCCGAAACCGCGAAGACGCGGCTGCACCGGGCGCGGAAGATGATGCGCCAGTCGATTGAAAAACGGCTGTCCGGCGCCTTCTCGGCGCTGTATCCCTTCGATGGCGCCCGCTGCGCTTTCATGGCCGACCGCGTCGTCGCGGCGCTTCGCCAGACCTCCTGA
- a CDS encoding HpcH/HpaI aldolase family protein — MNGAKLRARLQAGEAISMFTPHHSSSGLAARLVELGADSVFVDCEHGTWSFEDVRMTSQIVRSVGGAAIVRPHSHERPVIIRYLNAGADGIMVPMVETSEQARAIVDAVRYALPSDYEKRLVIAMVETQDAIANLDEMLRVDGIDVFFIGPGDLSQDMGYPPAPPFGEPRPAAVTDEVARAVGKIRAAGKIAGTLVTAEELPHWREKGVQFFYIHSDPFLRRGLAGVRQALAS; from the coding sequence ATGAACGGCGCAAAGCTGCGCGCCCGGCTGCAGGCCGGCGAAGCCATCTCGATGTTTACGCCGCACCACTCCTCTTCGGGCCTGGCCGCCCGGCTGGTGGAGCTGGGCGCGGATTCGGTCTTCGTCGACTGCGAGCATGGCACTTGGAGCTTCGAGGATGTCAGGATGACTTCCCAAATCGTCCGCTCGGTCGGCGGCGCTGCAATCGTCCGCCCGCATTCGCACGAACGTCCCGTCATCATCCGCTATTTGAATGCCGGCGCCGATGGGATCATGGTGCCGATGGTCGAGACTTCGGAACAGGCGCGCGCGATTGTCGATGCCGTCCGTTATGCCCTGCCATCCGATTACGAAAAGCGGCTGGTGATCGCCATGGTCGAGACGCAGGATGCGATCGCCAATCTGGACGAGATGCTTCGTGTCGATGGCATCGACGTGTTCTTCATCGGTCCCGGCGATCTCTCCCAGGATATGGGTTATCCGCCGGCTCCGCCGTTCGGCGAGCCGCGCCCGGCAGCTGTGACGGACGAGGTCGCCCGCGCCGTCGGCAAGATTCGCGCCGCGGGCAAGATTGCCGGTACGCTCGTGACCGCCGAGGAACTGCCGCACTGGCGGGAAAAGGGCGTGCAGTTCTTCTATATTCACTCGGACCCGTTCCTGCGCCGCGGCCTCGCCGGCGTCAGGCAGGCGCTCGCCTCATAG
- a CDS encoding SDR family oxidoreductase, with protein sequence MGLLNGKIALVTGAGTGIGREAAILLAEEGATVVLTGRRMAPLREVAGLIEKRRGKAFTRPLNIESRQEIFESVKWIRDGIGPVDILVNNAGSASKVLNARFLSEEEWNSTVNVNLTAVFNLTQAALPDMIANGGGTVITVSSLAALNPNLLGGAAYGAAKAGVKNFMTFVHNTYRNQGIRATTILPGETNTPIMDNRARPPLESERAVMLDPHDVARAIALCASLQKGAVIPELHICPTFMRDTSADIETARWVGAPADTPDMPKSRK encoded by the coding sequence ATGGGCCTGTTGAACGGAAAGATCGCGCTCGTCACCGGAGCGGGAACGGGCATCGGTCGCGAGGCCGCGATCCTTCTTGCCGAGGAAGGCGCCACCGTCGTTCTCACAGGCCGCCGGATGGCGCCGCTGCGGGAGGTCGCCGGGCTGATCGAGAAGCGGCGGGGCAAGGCCTTTACCCGGCCTCTGAATATCGAATCGCGGCAGGAAATCTTCGAAAGCGTGAAGTGGATCAGGGACGGCATCGGTCCGGTCGATATTCTCGTCAACAATGCCGGCAGCGCGAGCAAGGTGCTGAACGCACGTTTCCTCAGCGAAGAAGAGTGGAACTCCACGGTCAACGTCAACCTGACCGCCGTCTTCAACCTTACCCAGGCGGCCCTGCCCGACATGATCGCCAATGGCGGCGGCACGGTGATCACCGTCTCGTCGCTTGCGGCTCTCAATCCGAACCTCCTGGGCGGGGCGGCTTATGGCGCTGCCAAGGCCGGGGTGAAGAACTTCATGACCTTCGTCCACAACACCTATCGAAACCAGGGCATCCGGGCGACGACGATCCTTCCCGGCGAAACCAACACGCCGATCATGGACAACCGCGCACGGCCGCCGCTCGAAAGCGAGCGGGCCGTGATGCTCGATCCGCATGACGTGGCGAGGGCAATCGCGCTCTGCGCAAGCCTGCAGAAGGGCGCCGTCATCCCCGAGCTTCACATCTGCCCGACCTTCATGCGGGACACATCGGCCGATATCGAGACCGCGCGCTGGGTCGGCGCGCCAGCCGATACGCCCGACATGCCGAAATCAAGGAAATAG